In one Halictus rubicundus isolate RS-2024b chromosome 14, iyHalRubi1_principal, whole genome shotgun sequence genomic region, the following are encoded:
- the LOC143361006 gene encoding fatty acid synthase-like, giving the protein MPAQFGSVNSPIATEPVININTQYLQDDIVISGFSGRFPESDNVDELKKNLFEGVDMITDDERRWPAGIYGLPKRIGQLKDIQHFDASFFGVHPKQAHVMDPQLRVLLEATYEAIVDAGINPQEIRGSKTGVFVGVSTAHSNEMWTKNPEEINGYGLTGCCKGMFANRVSFAFDFNGPSYALDTACSASLYGMHQAISAMRSGECDAAIVAGCNLLLKPTSSLECHRLSMLSADGSCKAFDAAANGYVRSETIGVLFLQKSKDARRVYATVIHSKTNTDGNKVEGVTYPNGQMQKKMMREVYAEAGINPADVVYVEAHGTGTKAGDPQETNSIANLFCKGRKTPLLLGSVKSNLGHAEAASGMCSMAKLLIAMEAGVIPGNLHFKNPNKDIPSLHDGSIQVVDKNMPWKGGLVTVNSFGFGGANAHVLLRSNPKPKLSPVLDSKIPKLVAVSGRTEEAVQVLLDKAKEHEKDDEFIALLHDTYALNIPGHLYRGYSVLGTAGSEETSQISTSEKRPIWFVFSGMGSQWAGMGKDLLCIEPFKRSLQRCADALKPEGVDLMNVILNSTPESFVENVVHCFISIAAIQVALVDLLAYLGIHPDGIVGHSVGELGCAYADGTFTPEQTILAAYWRGRSILDSKLSPGAMAAVGLSWEEAKKRCPPDVYPACNNSEDSTTISGDVDAVKKFAEELKKEDIFVRVVASSGVAFHSKYMVPAGQNLRSALERIIPNPKPRTTRWISTSIPTAAWDHPLAQLSSAAYHVNNMLSPVLFKQGLSYVPENAITIEIAPHCLMQAVLRRSLSKSVTNIGLHKRDHKNNLLFLLENLGKLHMAGAQLRISKLYPPISYPVGRGTPMISSMVKWDHSTEWAVADFCKTDNLSGESVIEFDLSKETDAYMAGHTIDGRIFFPVTGYLVLVWRTYAKLRNVDFEKLPVVFEHVKFLRATIMPKEGPIKFFVNILMGTNEFEICENGSVAVTGKISVPENTEKMMLNLPTPVVRNDPELLDLNTKDVYKELRLRGYEYTGEFQGIESANNRVGNGKLLWTNWISFMDTMLQIVILQKDTRSLLLETRIEYVAINPVAHMEQVNDLGKDQALPVYCYKNIDVVKSGGIEIRKMKASLAPRRQQSQIPPKYEKYTFVPYVNPKPTVEDPEKAKVNALTILLQIVRENLAALKMKAVEVAGDRPVDALFAITVLDILYSDTSVTIDYQVAATSSVEQYASLNAQNVKVVQKDLNKTPVGQDLHFVVATNVLSKNTAEAVLNNLSDSLRSGGYALLEESGLNNLDSSKKTANLIIVGKQVAHGKSYVLLKKPEKLAEPMIVQITEKNFQWVENLKAALKKAATEKQEILVVNQGDELLGMVGLMTCVRREDGGTNVRYVFIQDKNAPKFSLNDKFYAEQLSKQLMANVLKGGNWGSFRHLLLDQQTGASSVQVEHAYINALHRGDLSSMRWIESPLSYYEPEKSLGVELFHVYYAPLNFRDVMLATGKLPPDALPGNLASQDCILGLEFSGRNSKGERVMAMVPARGLATTVVADSAFSWIVPKKWSLEEASTIPVAYATSYYALFVRGGLKRGETVLIHAGSGGVGQASISIALHAGCTVFTTVGTPEKRQFLKKMFPQLTDRNIGNSRDTSFEHLIMNETNGRGVDVVLNSLSEEKLQASVRCLADGGRFLEIGKYDLSNDAPPGMSLFLKNTAFHGILLDAICEIDGPERKEMVRLVKEGIDNGAVRPLPATVFSEQQIEQSFRFMATGEHIGKVVLKIREEEKETVVQHPTPKIVAAIPRTYMNPDKSYILVGGLGGFGAELAEWMIKRGAKHLVLTSRSGIRNGFQSLCVRRWRECGVNVAISTVDATTMAGARKLIQDSNKMAPVGGIFNLAVVLVDNVLEYLEENDFAKVAAPKVSATKCLDAVSRELCSLLDYFVVFSSVSCGRGNIGQTNYGLANSAMERIIEQRQANGLPGLAIQWGGIGDVGLILDSVGGGNDTEICGTMPQRIGSCLETIDVFLQQPHPVLASMCVADRRKSQETTNKVSIVQAIANILGIKKLESINYSITLADLGMDSIMGTEIKQTLERNYDVVLPAQEIRNLTFEKLKSFDSGAVEVEANEPEAEEGDGAQY; this is encoded by the exons ATGCCGGCCCAATTTGGGAGCGTGAACAGCCCCATCGCGACGGAGCCAGTGATCAACATTAACACACAATACCTTCAAGATGACATCGTGATCAGTGGTTTCTCAG GTCGTTTCCCGGAGTCGGACAATGTAGACGAGTTGAAGAAGAATTTATTCGAGGGTGTCGACATGATCACGGACGACGAACGTCGATGGCCAGCCGGTATCTACGGTTTACCAAAGAGAATCGGCCAATTGAAGGACATTCAACACTTCGACGCCTCTTTTTTCGGTGTTCACCCGAAACAAGCTCATGTGATGGACCCACAGCTTCGGGTACTTCTGGAGGCAACGTACGAGGCCATAGTCGATGCTGGCATTAATCCACAAGAGATTAGAGGATCGAAGACTGGTGTGTTCGTCGGTGTTTCTACCGCACATTCGAACGAGATGTGGACGAAGAATCCGGAAGAGATCAATG GCTACGGATTGACCGGATGCTGCAAAGGCATGTTCGCCAACAGGGTATCGTTCGCTTTCGACTTCAATGGGCCAAGTTACGCGCTAGACACAGCTTGCTCGGCGTCGCTGTACGGTATGCACCAGGCGATCAGCGCGATGCGTTCGGGAGAGTGCGACGCGGCTATCGTTGCCGGGTGCAACCTTTTGCTGAAGCCTACCTCGTCGCTCGAGTGCCATAGATTAAGCATGTTGTCGGCAGACGGCTCGTGCAAAGCGTTCGACGCCGCAGCAAACGGCTACGTCAGATCCGAGACAATCGGTGTCCTGTTCCTACAAAAGTCGAAGGACGCGCGCAGAGTGTACGCCACCGTGATACACTCGAAAACGAACACGGACGGCAACAAAGTCGAGGGCGTCACATATCCGAACGGGCAGATGCAGAAAAAAATGATGCGCGAAGTCTACGCGGAGGCTGGAATCAATCCAGCAGATGTTGTCTACGTGGAAGCCCACGGAACCGGCACCAAGGCCGGCGACCCGCAAGAGACCAACTCTATCGCAAACTTGTTCTGCAAAGGCAGGAAAACTCCTCTTCTTCTTGGCTCGGTCAAGTCGAACTTGGGTCACGCGGAAGCGGCCAGTGGAATGTGTTCTATGGCGAAACTGTTGATCGCTATGGAAGCAGGAGTGATACCAGGCAATCTTCACTTTAAGAATCCGAACAAGGATATACCGTCTCTACACGACGGCAGCATACAGGTCGTCGATAAAAATATGCCATGGAAGGGTGGCCTAGTCACCGTAAACTCGTTCGGTTTTGGCGGAGCCAACGCGCACGTACTTCTTCGTAGCAATCCGAAACCAAAACTGTCGCCAGTTTTAGATAGTAAAATACCCAAGTTGGTCGCTGTATCCGGCCGCACAGAGGAAGCTGTACAGGTTCTTCTAGACAAAGCCAAAGAACACGAGAAGGACGACGAGTTCATCGCTCTTCTTCACGACACGTACGCGTTGAACATACCCGGTCACCTTTACCGGGGCTATTCCGTGCTGGGAACGGCCGGATCCGAAGAAACTAGTCAAATCAGTACCTCGGAGAAACGTCCTATTTGGTTCGTGTTCTCTGGTATGGGCTCTCAGTGGGCTGGCATGGGCAAGGATTTGCTCTGCATCGAACCGTTCAAGCGAAGCTTGCAACGTTGCGCCGACGCCTTGAAACCCGAAGGTGTTGATCTGATGAACGTCATTCTGAACTCGACACCCGAATCCTTCGTTGAGAATGTCGTTCACTGCTTCATATCGATCGCAGCTATTCAAGTCGCCCTCGTAGACCTTCTGGCGTACTTGGGCATTCATCCGGACGGTATCGTTGGACATTCGGTCGGTGAGCTGGGATGCGCTTACGCCGACGGTACTTTCACGCCGGAACAAACCATTTTGGCCGCGTACTGGCGTGGAAGATCTATTCTGGACTCGAAACTGTCGCCCGGAGCTATGGCGGCCGTAGGGTTAAGTTGGGAGGAGGCTAAAAAACGATGCCCGCCGGACGTGTATCCAGCTTGCAACAACTCCGAAGATTCTACAACGATTTCCGGTGACGTAGATGCTGTTAAGAAATTCGCCGAGGAGCTGAAGAAGGAGGATATCTTCGTACGAGTGGTAGCAAGCAGCGGCGTCGCGTTCCACAGCAAATACATGGTCCCTGCTGGCCAGAATTTGCGCTCCGCTTTGGAAAGGATCATACCGAATCCAAAACCGCGTACCACCAGGTGGATCTCCACGTCCATACCCACTGCAGCTTGGGACCATCCATTGGCGCAGCTCAGCTCGGCAGCCTACCATGTGAACAACATGCTGTCGCCTGTACTGTTCAAGCAAGGGCTTTCATACGTGCCTGAAAACGCGATCACCATCGAGATTGCTCCGCACTGTTTGATGCAGGCGGTTCTCCGTAGATCGTTGTCGAAGAGTGTGACGAACATAGGATTGCACAAACGGGATCACAAGAACAACTTGCTTTTCCTGCTCGAAAACTTAGGAAAATTGCACATGGCTGGCGCACAGCTAAGGATCTCGAAACTGTACCCACCGATCAGCTATCCGGTCGGCCGTGGTACGCCGATGATCAGCTCTATGGTTAAATGGGACCACTCCACCGAATGGGCGGTAGCCGATTTCTGCAAGACCGACAATCTCTCCGGAGAGAGCGTGATCGAGTTTGACCTGTCCAAAGAAACGGACGCGTACATGGCTGGTCATACGATCGACGGAAGAATCTTTTTCCCGGTTACCGGTTACTTGGTACTCGTTTGGAGAACCTATGCGAAGCTGCGCAACGTCGACTTCGAGAAACTACCCGTTGTGTTCGAACATGTAAAATTCCTGCGCGCTACAATCATGCCTAAAGAAGGCCCGATTAAATTCTTTGTCAATATACTCATGGGAACCAATGAATTTGAGATTTGCGAGAACGGCTCGGTGGCGGTGACAGGAAAGATATCTGTACCGGAGAACACGGAGAAAATGATGCTGAATCTTCCAACACCGGTAGTGCGAAACGATCCCGAACTGTTGGACCTGAACACCAAAGACGTTTACAAGGAACTCCGTTTGCGAGGATACGAATATACTGGAGAGTTCCAGGGTATCGAATCCGCCAACAATCGCGTTGGCAATGGAAAACTTCTCTGGACTAATTGGATCTCCTTCATGGACACCATGCTCCAAATTGTCATTCTACAAAAGGATACCAGATCCCTGCTTTTAGAAACTCGTATAGAGTATGTTGCTATCAATCCTGTTGCTCATATGGAACAAGTGAACGACTTGGGGAAAGACCAGGCTCTTCCAGTATATTGTTACAAGAATATCGATGTCGTCAAATCTGGCGGTATCGAAATCAGAAAGATGAAAGCATCCTTGGCCCCGAGAAGGCAGCAATCTCAAATCCCTCCCAAGTACGAGAAATACACGTTCGTACCCTATGTTAACCCCAAGCCTACGGTAGAAGACCCTGAGAAAGCTAAAGTGAATGCCCTTACCATCTTGTTGCAAATTGTCCGTGAAAACTTGGCAGCATTGAAAATGAAAGCCGTAGAAGTAGCCGGCGATCGTCCCGTAGATGCTCTCTTCGCAATCACTGTGTTGGACATCTTGTACAGCGACACCAGTGTTACT attgaTTACCAGGTCGCTGCAACCAGTAGCGTCGAGCAATATGCCAGCTTGAATGCGCAAAACGTAAAAGTTGTACAAAAGGATCTGAACAAGACACCTGTGGGCCAAGACTTACACTTCGTCGTAGCTACGAACGTACTGTCCAAGAATACCGCCGAAGCTGTACTGAACAATCTGTCTGACAGTCTGAGGAGTGGTGGCTACGCTCTGCTTGAAGAATCCGGTTTGAATAATTTGGATAGCTCGAAGAAAACCGCCAATCTGATAATCGTAGGGAAACAAGTAGCGCACGGAAAGTCTTACGTTTTACTCAAGAAGCCTGAAAAGTTGGCGGAGCCGATGATCGTCCAAATAACAGAGAAGAACTTCCAGTGGGTAGAGAACCTTAAGGCGGCGCTGAAGAAAGCTGCGACGGAGAAACAAGAGATTCTTGTAGTCAATCAAGGCGACGAACTTCTCG GCATGGTTGGGCTTATGACCTGCGTTCGCCGCGAGGATGGCGGCACCAACGTGCGTTACGTGTTCATCCAAGACAAGAACGCTCCCAAGTTCAGTCTCAATGATAAATTCTACGCCGAGCAACTGAGCAAGCAATTGATGGCCAATGTCTTGAAAGGAGGAAACTGGGGAAGCTTCCGGCACTTGCTCTTGGACCAGCAAACAGGAGCTTCGTCCGTCCAGGTTGAACACGCGTACATCAATGCTCTGCACAGAGGAGACCTGAGCAGTATGCGATGGATCGAGAGTCCTCTGAGTTACTACGAACCGGAGAAGTCCTTGGGAGTGGAACTCTTCCACGTATACTACGCCCCGTTGAACTTCCGAGATGTGATGTTAGCCACTGGAAAGCTGCCACCGGATGCTCTGCCTGGAAACTTGGCTAGCCAAGATTGTATCTTGGGTCTTGAATTCTCCGGACGTAACTCAAAGGGTGAACGAGTTATGGCGATGGTACCTGCACGCGGTCTGGCGACCACCGTAGTAGCCGATTCTGCATTCTCATGGATCGTACCTAAAAAATGGTCTCTGGAGGAAGCTTCGACGATCCCGGTAGCCTACGCGACTAGTTACTACGCCTTGTTCGTTCGAGGTGGCCTGAAACGCGGCGAAACCGTCCTGATCCACGCTGGCAGTGGTGGTGTTGGTCAAGCCAGTATCTCCATCGCTTTGCACGCAGGCTGCACAGTGTTCACAACGGTCGGTACACCGGAGAAGCGACAGTTCTTGAAGAAAATGTTCCCTCAGTTGACCGACAGGAACATCGGCAATTCTCGAGACACCAGCTTCGAACACCTGATAATGAACGAGACGAACGGTCGTGGTGTGGACGTGGTGCTAAATTCGTTGTCCGAAGAGAAGCTGCAAGCCAGCGTCAGGTGTCTCGCCGATGGTGGTCGGTTCCTCGAAATTGGAAAATACGATCTATCGAACGACGCGCCTCCGGGAATGTCGTTGTTCTTGAAGAACACCGCCTTCCATGGAATATTGTTGGACGCCATTTGCGAGATCGACGGCCCTGAAAGGAAGGAAATGGTCAGACTCGTCAAAGAGGGTATCGACAACGGAGCTGTTCGCCCGCTGCCAGCTACTGTCTTCTCGGAGCAGCAGATCGAACAGTCGTTCCGGTTCATGGCCACAGGCGAACATATTGGTAAAGTTGTGTTGAAGATTCGCGAAGAAGAGAAGGAGACAGTGGTACAGCACCCAACGCCAAAGATCGTAGCAGCCATTCCGCGCACGTACATGAATCCAGACAAGTCTTACATCCTGGTCGGAGGTCTCGGAGGATTCGGTGCAGAGCTCGCCGAATGGATGATCAAGCGAGGCGCGAAACATTTGGTACTGACATCACGGTCCGGTATCCGAAACGGCTTCCAGTCCCTGTGCGTTCGTCGTTGGCGCGAATGCGGCGTGAACGTTGCGATCTCGACGGTGGACGCGACAACGATGGCCGGAGCAAGGAAGCTGATCCAAGATAGCAACAAGATGGCTCCTGTCGGTGGTATATTCAACTTGGCGGTTGTTCTAGTCGACAACGTGCTCGAATACCTTGAAGAGAACGATTTCGCCAAGGTAGCAGCGCCCAAAGTCTCTGCCACGAAATGCCTGGACGCGGTGTCGCGAGAGTTATGTTCGTTGCTGGACTATTTTGTTGTCTTCTCCTCCGTTTCGTGCGGCAGAGGTAACATTGGTCAGACGAATTATGGTCTTGCAAACTCTGCCATGGAGAGAATCATCGAGCAGAGGCAAGCGAACGGTCTGCCTGGCCTTGCTATTCAATGGGGAGGTATTGGAGATGTTGGATTGATTTTAG ATTCTGTTGGTGGTGGCAACGACACAGAAATCTGTGGTACTATGCCACAGCGTATTGGAAGCTGTCTGGAAACCATTGACGTCTTTCTACAGCAACCACATCCTGTCTTGGCCTCCATGTGCGTAGCGGACCGACGTAAGAGTCAGGAGACAACCAACAAAGTCAGCATCGTTCAGGCGATAGCAAATATCTTGGGTATTAAGAAACTGGAAAGCATTAACTACTCTATCACTCTGGCCGATCTCGGAATGGACTCAATTATGGGAACAGAAATCAAGCAGACGTTAGAAAGAAATTACGATGTAGTACTGCCCGCACAGGAGATCCGTAACCTGACGTTCGAGAAGTTGAAGTCATTCGACTCTGGAGCGGTTGAAGTAGAAGCTAACGAACCGGAAGCCGAGGAAGGAGATGGAGCACAATATTGA
- the LOC143360928 gene encoding 2-oxoglutarate and iron-dependent oxygenase domain-containing protein 3 — protein sequence MSQEIKKEKKKQVKMEKTNEKKEQPKESATENDNSKFGPSVTFPYQRVWSRCALILAVLFIVWYNGKQGKEVNFAKQKEVLLSRTQYLDCSNDYKTEANKYPECTPEKCGRIVTDKLVSSAETDVLLRIATNGLNLGGSDGGASILDLHTGALSKGKAFIDIYTLPKAKKIFNNADLAIYKVVKTKIHHAVAHNFGVPANKIYLTMPTFFSRMTNISAKTIHDEYWHPHVDKETYKSFFYTSLLYLNDYGRDFEGGRFMYIDKDNVNTTVEPRKGRVSMFTSGSENLHAVEKVQSGTRYALTVSFTCDPSAAISDPSYRQKQEN from the exons ATGTCACAAGAAattaagaaagagaaaaagaaacaagTAAAGATGGAGAAAACGAATGAAAAGAAAGAACAACCGAAAGAGAGTGCGACAGAAAATGACAACTC AAAATTTGGTCCATCCGTGACATTTCCATATCAAAGGGTATGGTCACGGTGTGCCCTAATACTTGCAGTATTATTCATAGTATGGTATAATGGTAAACAAGGTAAAGAAGTTAATTTTGCAAAGCAGAAAGAGGTTCTATTAAGCCGTACGCAATACCTTGACTGTTCGAACGATTATAAAACAGAAGCAAATAAATATCCTGAATGTACACCGGAAAAGTGTGGAAGAATAGTTACAGATAAATTGGTATCATCAGCAGAAACAGATGTTTTGTTAAGGATAGCAACGAATGGTTTGAATTTAGGTGGTTCCGATGGGGGTGCAAGTATTTTAGACCTTCATACCGGTGCGTTGAGCAAAGGCAAAGCTTTCATTGATATTTATACGTTGCCCAAAgctaagaaaatatttaataatgcaGACCTTGCGATTTATAA AGTAGTCAAAACTAAAATACACCATGCAGTAGCACATAATTTTGGAGTACCTgccaataaaatatatttaacaatgCCTACATTTTTCTCACGAATGACTAATATATCTGCAAAGACCATACACGACGAGTATTGGCACCCACATGTTGATAAG GAAACATACAAATCATTCTTTTACACTTCCTTgctttatttaaatgattatgGGAGAGATTTTGAGGGAGGTCGGTTTATGTACATAGACAAAGATAATGTTAACACAACGGTGGAACCACGGAAAG GCAGAGTGTCGATGTTCACTTCAGGTAGTGAAAATTTACATGCGGTTGAAAAGGTTCAATCTGGAACTCGATATGCACTAACAGTGTCATTCACGTGTGATCCAAGTGCTGCAATTTCTGATCCGAGCTATCGCCAGAAACAAGAAAACTAA
- the LOC143360857 gene encoding uncharacterized protein LOC143360857 → MMEERIEAVSEEIVKREKKKQQGERWEKIGRARYNMWYGRVKGEGIPGYLKKGWGESRWQRVARYRLGNDMRGGKYWLEEEKKVCRVCGWEEETWEHVWEMCIGGDEGRGWQGMVGEVLGDEGEGQEWMRKVDEWRKSMNGRGMGEEV, encoded by the coding sequence atgatggaggagaggatagaggcagtgagtgaggagatagtgaaaagggaaaagaagaagcaacagggggagagatgggaaaagataggaagagcaaggtacaacatgtggtacgggagggtgaagggagaggggataccagggTACCTGAAGAAAGGgtggggagagagcaggtggcaaagggtggccaggtacaggttgggaaatgacatgagaggtggaaagtattggttggaggaggagaagaaagtatgtagggtctgtgggtgggaggaggaaacgtgggagcacgtgtgggaaatgtgtataggaggggatgaggggagaggttggcaggggatggtgggggaagtattaggggatgaaggagaaggacaggaatggatgaggaaggtggatgaatggaggaagagcatgaatggaagaggtatgggagaggaagtataa